TCCTGTTGTCCACGGCCTTGTCCATTTCGACCAGGTCGGGCTTAAGGACGAGGTAGAGCGACGTCTCGTATTCCCCGCCGTGAGACGTCCCGCCGTAGTCCGAATCGCGAAGCGCATTACCCGTCTCCCGGGCCTGCCTCAGTCCCCAGTGGTTGGCGCTGGCGCACAGAACACGTCCTTCATAGTCGAGCACGGTGAGACGGGCGGCCAGATCCAGGGGCGAAGTGTTGCTCCCGTGGCCGTTGATGATGAGGATGCGCTTGAAACCGTGATAGGCCAGGCTGCAGCACACGTCCCGGACATAGTTGATGAAGGTGTCCCACCGGATAGTGATTGTCCCGTGGAAATCCATGTGATGGGGGCTGTAACCGTGGGTCACCGGAGGGGCGAGCACGACCTCCTCCGGTATGCGGGCCGCGGCGCGCCGGCAGATCTCCGTCGCCAGGACCACGTCGACGTCCACCGGCAGATGGGGTCCGTGGTCCTCGTAAGTCGCCACCGGCAAAAGGGCGACCCGGTCCTGCGCCGCGGCGTCCCTGACCTCGTTCCAGATCATCTCCGCGTAGTCATACTTGACCGATGCCATCAAGGCCTCCTTCCTTATTCAAATTAACTCCAGTTTACGCAATGACTTGCGGTACAGTTCCAACGTCTCTCCGTAATGGGCGTGCCGGCCCTCGTCGACGATCCTGTTCCCTGCGACCGATACGGTTCTCACCGCCCGCGGCGTGGCGCCGAAGAGCATGGCGTCAGCAGCGAGATCCCCTTCGACGGCGGCGATGGACGGATCGTCGGGATCCAGGTGGACGTGGTCTTCCCGCCACGATGCGTCCAGACCGCAGGACGCATAGCCCATACGGGTGGCCGCGTCCAGCATCAGCGGCGCTTCCGCCGCGGCGTGCCGTATCTCCAGACGCGACCGTTCGTCGAGCTCCAAGGCCCGGACTTCCTCGAAGGCGTTCTCACAGGCGTGGCTGTCCACGCCGACGCACAGACGCGCACCGGCGCCGAGCAGCTCGGACATGGGTGGAAGACCGTCGCCGAGGTCCCTTTCCGTCGTCCGGCAGATGCATATGTAGACCCCGTGGTCACCCAGGGCGGTGATTTCCGCCTCATCGAGGTGCGTGGCATGCACGGCCACGAAACGCGGGGACAGTACGCCTTCATTCGAAAGCAGCGCGACAGGCGTCGTCCCGTGCTCAGACCTGCATTCTTCCAGTTCGCCGCGTTGTTCGCTGACGTGCATATGAAAGGGCAGATCGTGTTCTTTCGCGTATGCGGCGAGCACACTGATCTCAGGCAGGGGCACCGCGCGAACGCTGTGGGCGGCCACGGCCACGGCCACGAGCGGATCATTCCGGTATCGCGACCTCAGGAGATTCAGATCCTGGAACACGAGATCGATGGACGGGTCGATGAACCGCATTTGCGCCGGCACCGCGTCCTGGCGGTGTCCGGCTCTCAGGTACGCGGTTCGGATCAGGCAGATGCGCAGGCCGACGTCCCGGGCCGCGCGAATCACGGCGTCCGAGAGTTCGGTGCGATCCGCATAGGGACGCCCTCCGGGGCCGTGGTGGACGTAGTGGAACTCGCCCACGGCCGTGACGCCTGACATCGCCAGCTCGGTGTAGGCGAAACGCGAAATCGCATACAGGTCCTCCGGACTCAGCCCTTCGACCAGCCGGTACATCTCGTCCCGCCAGCCCCGAAAGGTGCCCGCCCGCGTCGCGCGCCGCTGGGTCCGCCCGCGGAGGGCGCGCTGGAAGGCGTGGGAGTGGGCCGTGGCCAGGCCGGGCATGATCCAGCGACCGGCTTCGAATCGAATCACAGGCGCATCGTTCACGAAATTCATGAGCTCAACACCTGCCCGTTCTTGATCACGGTCTGCACCGGATTCCCACCGAAGAAATAGGGGATATGCCGGTAATCTCCTGCCTTCAGTACGAGCATGTCGGCCCGTTTGCCGACTTCAATGGAGCCCGTCTCGTCTCCAACGCCGATCGCATGCGCCGCGTTGATGGTGGATGCGTTCAACGCTTCTGCGGGGATGAATCGCTGGTACCTGCAGGCGATGGCCATGACCGCGGGCATCGATGGGCAAGGCGCGGAACCCGGATTCAGATCGGTGGCGAGCGCCACGGCAGCGCCCGAATCCATCATCGCCCGGGCATCGGCGTAGTCCGTCATGCCCAGGTTGAAGTTAACGGCCGGAAGCGGGACGGCGATGGTGTCGGATCCACCAAGCATCTCGATTTCGGCACGGCCCGTCACGTCGAGATGATCCACCGACGCGGCGCCGAGTTCCAGGGCCATGGCGACACCGCCCATGTCGTTGAACTGGTCGACGTGCATCTTGGCTTTGAATCCGGCATCGATCCCGGCCTCCAGTACGCGGCGCGACTGTTCGAGATCGAAGGCGTGGTCTTCGCAGAATACGTCGACATACATGGGCACGCCCCGCGCCGCGAACCGTGAGGATCGGTACCAGCCCGCCGCCTCGGGCAGGATCTCGTCGATCACGCACCGCGTGTACGCTTCGGCATCCCCCTCGAACTCCGGAGGCACGGCGTGGGCGCCCAGGAACGTGGGTACGATGTCGCAGGGATGGTCCCGGTCGAGCCGTTCGATGACCTGGAGCATCTTCACTTCGTCTGAAGTGCTCAGACCGTACCCGGTCTTGATCTCCACGGTCGTGGTGCCCAACGCCAGCATCTCGTCGAGCCGGGCAGTGGCGGAGCACACGAGCTCGTCCACGGATGCCGCCCGCGTATGCCGGACGGTACTGACGATACCTCCTCCGGCCGCCATGATATCCAGGTACGAGGCGCCCTTGATCCGCAGCTCGAATTCCGCGGCGCGGTCTCCGCCGAAGACCGTGTGGGTGTGGGCGTCCACAAGCCCCGGGCAAACCGACCGGCCCGTGCAGTCGATCACCCGATCGGCCGTATAGGAACCGTCCAGTTGTCCGGTCGGTCCGGCCGCGACGATACGCCCGTCTTTGACCGCCACCGACCCGTGCCCGATCACGCCGGCCTCCGCCATTTCAGGCCCGCGCTTCGGTTCGCGTGATGCGCATGTCACCACCTGGTCCGCGTTGTGCAGGTACAGGTCCACGGGTTTCATGATATGGTCCGAAACATGGCGTGGGATTCTATTGAAAGTGTACTTGAAAACCGGGCCGGGCGCCGAATCCGGCACCACGAACAACCAGCGGGCAGACGAGTCATCAGACGGGACGGCTCAGTCCAGCGTGGGACCGGGTATCTCCACCTGCTCGGCGACCGCGGCTGTCACGTCGCCGCCCGCTACCAGTCCCCGGACCGTCTCGATGAACGGGGCGAGCGGGACGTCGCGGTTCAGGAAGGGAACATGACTGCGAATCAACCGGTACGCGGGTCCGGTGCCGCGACCCATGGCGTCCAAAGTAACGCCGGGCTCCCTGCACCTGAAATCGATGGCCTGGGCCGCGGCGATCAATTCGATCGCGACGATAGTCTCCACGTTTTCCAGGACTTGAGACGTAAGATGTACCGACGCCGCGCCCATGCTCACGTGATCTTCCGTGTTGGCGCCGCTCGGGATGGAATCGGCGCTGGCCGGATGGGCCAGTACCTTGTTCTCCGACGCAAGGGCCGCCGCCGTGTACTGGGTGAGCATCAATCCGCTTTCCAGCCCGCCATGCTCCGTGAGGAACATGGGCAGCACGCCTCCGTTGGAGTCCGCGTCTACGAGCCGGGCCGTACGCCGCTCGCTCATGTTCCCCATGTCCACGAGCGCCAGCTTCATGCTGTCCATCGCCACGGCGATGGGTTCGCCGTGGAAGTTGCCCGCACTGATGATCTCCGCGTCGCCGGGATCATCCCCGGCGAAGACCAGGGGGTTGTCGTTGGCGGCATTCAGTTCGATGTTGATCATCCAGCGGGCGTAGTCGATCGTGTCCCGGACGGCGCCGTGTACCTGGGGGACGCAGCGCAGCGTGTAGGGATCCTGCACGTTGCCGGGATCGTCGGAACGCAGTAGCCGGCTGTTGTGCAGAATGTCCCGCAGGAAAGCCGCGCAGGCGACCTGCCTGGGATGGGGACGGATAGCATGCACCCGGGCGTCGTACGCCCGGTCGGTGCCGCTCAACGCTTCCAGCGTCATGGCGGCCGCGACGTCCGCCGTAAGCGCGAGACAGGTCGACCTGTGGACCAACAAGGCGCCGAGACCGGCCATGAGGGTCGTGCCGTTGGTCAGCGCCAGGCCCTCCTTGGCCTCCAGGCTGACCGGATCAAGTCCCGCTTCCCGCAGAGCCGTTACGCCGTCGAGCCGCCGGGACCGGTACATGGCCTCGCCTTCTCCGACCAGCACCAGGGACATGTGCGCCAAGGTCGCCAGGTCTCCGCTGGCGCCGAGGGAACCCCGCCCGGGTATGCAGGGATGCACCCCCTCGTTGAGCATGTCCACCATCAACTGAACGACCTCGTGCCGGATGCCCGAATAGCCCATGGCGAGGGTATTGGCCCGGGTGACCAGCATGGCGCGCACGGTCTCCTCGTCCAGTTCCGGACCGGCGCCGGCGGCATGGCTTCGTATAAGGTTCAACTGCAGCTCGGCGACCTGTCCGGTGGAAATCAGCTTGTCCTTGAACCGGCCGAAACCGGTGGTGATCCCGTAGGCGATCCGGCCCTCAGACACCAGCCGGTCCACCACTTCGCGGGAACGCATCATCCCCGGGAGGGCATCGGGGTGTATGGCGACACCGCGGCCCCGCGAGACGGCGACCACCTCGTCAATGGTGAGATTGTATCCTGTGAGGGCCAGGACGTCCTGGAAAGTAGCCATTTTCCAACCGCCGCTTTCGGATTCAGTCCATCATCGGGATTTTGACACCGCGTGTTCTGGCCACGGCCCGGGCCTCTTCGTAGCCCGCGTCGACGTGCCGGGCCACACCCATTCCCGGATCGTTGGTGAGCACGCGCTCCAGGCGCGCGGCCGCCTCGGGGGTTCCGTCGGCGACGATGACCTGGCCGGCGTGCAGGCTGTATCCAATGCCCACGCCGCCGCCGTGGTGAAAGCTGACCCAGGTTGCGCCGCTTGCTGTATTGATCAATGCGTTCAGCACCGGCCAGTCCCCGATGGCGTCGGAACCGTCCTTCATGGCCTCGGTCTCGCGGTTGGGACTGGCGACGGACCCGCTGTCCAGGTGGTCGCGTCCGATCACGATGGGCGCGCTGATCTCACCCGAAGCGACCAGCTCGTTGAATTTCAGTCCCGCCCTGGCGCGTTCTCCGTATCCCAGCCAGCAGATGCGGGCCGGCAGTCCCTGGAACTCCACGTTCCGCCGGGCCATGGTGATCCAGCGGAACAGGTGATCGTCCTCGGGAAACAACTCGAGGATGGCCTGGTCGGTCCGGTAGATGTCCTCGGGATCCCCCGAAAGGGCCACCCAGCGGAAGGGGCCCTTGCCCTCGCAGAAAAGGGGGCGAATGTAGGCCGGGACGAAACCGGGATAGTCGAAGGCCTCCTTCAATCCGTTGTCATAGGCGCGCTGGCGCAGGTTGTTGCCGTAGTCGAAGACCACGGATCCCTTTTTCTGCCAGTCGAGCATGGTCTGCACGTGCACGGTCATGGACGCGACCGAGCGTTCCTGGTATGCGTCCGGATCGCGTTCGCGCAGCGTCCGTGCCTCGGCAGGCGACAGCCCGGCGGGAATGTATCCATAGAGCGGATCGTGGGCGGCGGTCTGGTCTGTCACCACATCGGGTATTATCCCCCGTTCCGCCAGCTCCGGGAGCACCTCCGCGGCGTTTCCGATCAGGGCGATCGACCGGGCCTCGCCCGCGGCCAGCGCGTCGCTCACCCAGGCCAACGCGAGGTCGAGGTTCTCCGCAACCGTATCCACCTGGCGAAGCTCCAGGCGCCGACGGGCGCGCCACGGATCCACCTCCACGAGCAGTCCCACGCCGCCGTTCATGGTAATGGCCAGCGCCTGGGCGCCGCCCATCTCTCCCAGGCCGGCCGTGACCACGAGTTTGCCCGCCAGACTCCCCCAACCGTGTTTTCGGGCCAGCGCGCCAAAGGTTTCGTAGGTGCCCTGGAGAATACCCTGCGTGCCGATGTAGATCCAGCTGCCGGCCGTCATCTGGCCGTACATGGTCAGTCCCTGGCGTTCCCAGGTATCGAAGTTCTCCTGCGTCGCCCAGGCCGGCACCATGTTCGAGTTGGCGATCAGCACGCGCGGCGCGTCGGCATGGGTGCGAAAGACCGCCACGGGCTTGCCCGACTGCACCATGAGGGTCTCATCGGGTTCCAGGTTCCGCAGGGCGTTCAGGATGGCTTCGAGGGCTTCGCGGTTCCGGGCGGCCTTGCCCCTGCCGCCGTACACGACGAGGTTGTCCGGATCGAAGGCGACCAGGGGATCCAGGTTGTTCTGGATCATGCGATAGGCCGCTTCGATGAGCCAGTTTTTACAACTCCGCTCGGTTCCCGTCGGTGCTTTCACGATCTGGTCCAATAGGCTTGCTTACGCCTTCGATTCCCGGTTCTTCCACTTTTCATAGGTGAAATCGGGGCTGTTGATCATGTCGAAATGGGACCTTTCCCAGGTCCTGATCTCACCGACCTTTCTCAACGTGTCTCCCGCGATTTCGAGGGGGATCTTCACCACGCCGTCCACGTCGGCGAGCAATAGATCGCCGGTCTGCACGAGCAACTGGCCGGCAACGAGGGGACGACCGACGGCACGCACGTTGAAGGGACCGTGGCCGGATACCGTACCGATGCCCCATATGGGGAGGCCCGCCGCCCGGATGCCCTCGAGATCGCGGACACAGCCTTCGACCACGGCGCCCACTACGCCGAGTTTCCTGTGGATATGCGCCATGCCGTCGCCAAAAAGAGCGGCGCGCTTCGGACGGGTGTCGACATCCTTCATCACCGCGATCATGGGCCCCGGCGTTTCGTTGAGCACGTCGTAGTAGTCGGGCCAGCTCATATTGGCCGGTGTGGCGTCCAGTGGCGTGACTTCGGACGTCACCGCGTACCCGATCACGGCGCCGAATTCGGGCGTCAGGTACTGGATTTCAGGACCGGTATAGTCGTCGTTGGATACGCCCTGCACTTTTTCCACGGCATTGTAAACCGTGGCCGAGTCGAATTCGGCCAGTCCGGCCAATATGGCATC
This genomic stretch from Gemmatimonadota bacterium harbors:
- the hutH gene encoding histidine ammonia-lyase, with amino-acid sequence MATFQDVLALTGYNLTIDEVVAVSRGRGVAIHPDALPGMMRSREVVDRLVSEGRIAYGITTGFGRFKDKLISTGQVAELQLNLIRSHAAGAGPELDEETVRAMLVTRANTLAMGYSGIRHEVVQLMVDMLNEGVHPCIPGRGSLGASGDLATLAHMSLVLVGEGEAMYRSRRLDGVTALREAGLDPVSLEAKEGLALTNGTTLMAGLGALLVHRSTCLALTADVAAAMTLEALSGTDRAYDARVHAIRPHPRQVACAAFLRDILHNSRLLRSDDPGNVQDPYTLRCVPQVHGAVRDTIDYARWMINIELNAANDNPLVFAGDDPGDAEIISAGNFHGEPIAVAMDSMKLALVDMGNMSERRTARLVDADSNGGVLPMFLTEHGGLESGLMLTQYTAAALASENKVLAHPASADSIPSGANTEDHVSMGAASVHLTSQVLENVETIVAIELIAAAQAIDFRCREPGVTLDAMGRGTGPAYRLIRSHVPFLNRDVPLAPFIETVRGLVAGGDVTAAVAEQVEIPGPTLD
- a CDS encoding RraA family protein, which produces MTRVDDAILAGLAEFDSATVYNAVEKVQGVSNDDYTGPEIQYLTPEFGAVIGYAVTSEVTPLDATPANMSWPDYYDVLNETPGPMIAVMKDVDTRPKRAALFGDGMAHIHRKLGVVGAVVEGCVRDLEGIRAAGLPIWGIGTVSGHGPFNVRAVGRPLVAGQLLVQTGDLLLADVDGVVKIPLEIAGDTLRKVGEIRTWERSHFDMINSPDFTYEKWKNRESKA
- a CDS encoding creatininase family protein, coding for MASVKYDYAEMIWNEVRDAAAQDRVALLPVATYEDHGPHLPVDVDVVLATEICRRAAARIPEEVVLAPPVTHGYSPHHMDFHGTITIRWDTFINYVRDVCCSLAYHGFKRILIINGHGSNTSPLDLAARLTVLDYEGRVLCASANHWGLRQARETGNALRDSDYGGTSHGGEYETSLYLVLKPDLVEMDKAVDNRSPMPDSFKTDLLAGGHPEASDARMVPFWSSITPSGVMGDATKATKEKGEKFLEAAISGVIELIRELRQTPILERRVQHADNRGSPRCWCPGPGGISRRPSDLL
- the hutI gene encoding imidazolonepropionase, translated to MKPVDLYLHNADQVVTCASREPKRGPEMAEAGVIGHGSVAVKDGRIVAAGPTGQLDGSYTADRVIDCTGRSVCPGLVDAHTHTVFGGDRAAEFELRIKGASYLDIMAAGGGIVSTVRHTRAASVDELVCSATARLDEMLALGTTTVEIKTGYGLSTSDEVKMLQVIERLDRDHPCDIVPTFLGAHAVPPEFEGDAEAYTRCVIDEILPEAAGWYRSSRFAARGVPMYVDVFCEDHAFDLEQSRRVLEAGIDAGFKAKMHVDQFNDMGGVAMALELGAASVDHLDVTGRAEIEMLGGSDTIAVPLPAVNFNLGMTDYADARAMMDSGAAVALATDLNPGSAPCPSMPAVMAIACRYQRFIPAEALNASTINAAHAIGVGDETGSIEVGKRADMLVLKAGDYRHIPYFFGGNPVQTVIKNGQVLSS
- the hutU gene encoding urocanate hydratase; amino-acid sequence: MDQIVKAPTGTERSCKNWLIEAAYRMIQNNLDPLVAFDPDNLVVYGGRGKAARNREALEAILNALRNLEPDETLMVQSGKPVAVFRTHADAPRVLIANSNMVPAWATQENFDTWERQGLTMYGQMTAGSWIYIGTQGILQGTYETFGALARKHGWGSLAGKLVVTAGLGEMGGAQALAITMNGGVGLLVEVDPWRARRRLELRQVDTVAENLDLALAWVSDALAAGEARSIALIGNAAEVLPELAERGIIPDVVTDQTAAHDPLYGYIPAGLSPAEARTLRERDPDAYQERSVASMTVHVQTMLDWQKKGSVVFDYGNNLRQRAYDNGLKEAFDYPGFVPAYIRPLFCEGKGPFRWVALSGDPEDIYRTDQAILELFPEDDHLFRWITMARRNVEFQGLPARICWLGYGERARAGLKFNELVASGEISAPIVIGRDHLDSGSVASPNRETEAMKDGSDAIGDWPVLNALINTASGATWVSFHHGGGVGIGYSLHAGQVIVADGTPEAAARLERVLTNDPGMGVARHVDAGYEEARAVARTRGVKIPMMD
- a CDS encoding formimidoylglutamate deiminase, giving the protein MNFVNDAPVIRFEAGRWIMPGLATAHSHAFQRALRGRTQRRATRAGTFRGWRDEMYRLVEGLSPEDLYAISRFAYTELAMSGVTAVGEFHYVHHGPGGRPYADRTELSDAVIRAARDVGLRICLIRTAYLRAGHRQDAVPAQMRFIDPSIDLVFQDLNLLRSRYRNDPLVAVAVAAHSVRAVPLPEISVLAAYAKEHDLPFHMHVSEQRGELEECRSEHGTTPVALLSNEGVLSPRFVAVHATHLDEAEITALGDHGVYICICRTTERDLGDGLPPMSELLGAGARLCVGVDSHACENAFEEVRALELDERSRLEIRHAAAEAPLMLDAATRMGYASCGLDASWREDHVHLDPDDPSIAAVEGDLAADAMLFGATPRAVRTVSVAGNRIVDEGRHAHYGETLELYRKSLRKLELI